A genomic stretch from Aedes albopictus strain Foshan chromosome 2, AalbF5, whole genome shotgun sequence includes:
- the LOC134289022 gene encoding UDP-glycosyltransferase UGT5, translating into MHFTPVQCLLLALLAFGCILGASGSKILVLVPFPAPSHWLWLDHFVQELLQRGHQITAITNFPAKTPHPNYTEILIDPPYDIPHYFPISDIFSSKYSSDWSNLVLYWKAGLATTQHALENANVQQFIEQDDTDFDLVISEQFYQEAFLMFAHKYRAPIVTIGTLGYADYMDRAMGLLTPWSFVPHPILLYVDEMSFSQRCYNFLISATDALIRKYYYLPKQDKLAKKYFASIEGPESFPSVHELEKSISVMLINSHVSTSSPRPTISGLVNVAGAHIKPENSLPEDIERFLDNASEGAIFFSLGSYVKSSDMPKDKLKAFFEVFRNLKQKVLWKFEDEIMVNVPKNVMVRKWLPQSDILAHRNIVLFITHGGMFGSQEGIYRGVPMLFIPFYGDQHRNALKAERAGYALTLNFADVNIITLGSRINELLTNPTYTRLARKASELFRDNLVPPMDEAMHWIEYVIRHKGAKHLKASAVDLSWWQYLMWDVIAFYIGAVVLTIWIVCRTLRAFRSAKHKPKEQKRNVLTPKTKTTKKVKNN; encoded by the exons ATG CATTTCACACCGGTTCAATGTTTACTGCTCGCACTGCTTGCCTTTGGTTGCATTCTCGGAGCAAGTGGCTCCAAGATACTAGTGCTGGTGCCATTCCCTGCGCCGAGTCATTGGCTTTGGCTGGATCACTTTGTGCAAGAGCTGCTGCAACGGGGTCACCAGATAACGGCTATTACCAACTTCCCCGCCAAAACACCCCATCCCAACTACACGGAGATACTGATCGATCCACCGTATGATATACCGCATTACT TTCCCATATCGGACATATTCAGCTCCAAATACAGCAGCGACTGGTCCAACCTGGTGCTGTACTGGAAGGCCGGACTGGCTACAACGCAACATGCCCTGGAGAATGCCAACGTGCAGCAGTTCATCGAGCAGGACGACACCGACTTCGATCTGGTCATATCGGAACAGTTCTACCAGGAGGCGTTCCTGATGTTTGCCCACAAGTACCGAGCTCCGATTGTGACAATCG GTACCCTGGGATATGCGGACTATATGGATAGAGCGATGGGGCTGCTAACTCCGTGGTCGTTTGTTCCACATCCCATTTTGCTGTACGTGGATGAGATGAGCTTCAGCCAACGATGTTATAACTTTCTCATTTCGGCAACGGATGCCCTGATACGGAAGTACTACTATCTACCCAAGCAGGATAAACTGGCCAAAAAGTATTTTGCTTCTATTGAAG GTCCCGAGTCGTTTCCTTCGGTTCACGAGCTGGAGAAGTCCATTTCGGTGATGTTAATCAACAGTCACGTGTCCACATCGTCACCTAGGCCTACAATATCTGGCCTGGTAAACGTGGCAGGTGCCCACATAAAGCCCGAAAATTCCCTTCCCGAGGATATCGAACGGTTCCTGGACAACGCTTCAGAGGGGGCCATTTTCTTCAGCCTCGGGTCCTACGTCAAAAGCTCCGATATGCCCAAGGACAAACTGAAAGCATTCTTCGAAGTGTTTCGTAACCTCAAACAGAAAGTGCTGTGGAAGTTCGAGGATGAGATCATGGTGAACGTTCCGAAGAATGTTATGGTGAGGAAATGGTTACCACAAAGCGATATTCTAGCGCACCGCAATATTGTGCTGTTCATTACGCATGGAGGTATGTTCGGCAGTCAGGAAGGTATCTATCGGGGAGTTCCAATGCTGTTCATACCATTCTACGGAGATCAACACCGAAATGCACTGAAAGCAGAGCGAGCCGGATACGCTTTGACGCTAAACTTTGCGGATGTCAATATCATTACCTTAGGCTCAAGAATCAACGAGCTACTCACGAATCCGACGTATACTCGGCTGGCCAGGAAGGCGTCCGAGTTGTTCCGTGATAATCTCGTTCCACCTATGGATGAAGCCATGCACTGGATCGAATACGTCATCAGACACAAGGGGGCTAAGCATTTGAAGGCCTCGGCGGTCGACCTCAGTTGGTGGCAATACTTGATGTGGGATGTGATTGCATTCTACATTGGTGCTGTTGTGCTGACTATTTGGATCGTATGTAGAACCCTGAGAGCATTTAGGTCGGCGAAGCATAAACCAAAGGAACAGAAGCGGAATGTTCTGACGCCGAAGACGAAAACCAccaaaaaagttaaaaataattag
- the LOC109417052 gene encoding sperm flagellar protein 1-like, producing MLSKEEKSIIKQWLCQFQLSNPIRKVSRDLSDGVLVAELLHQLFPRMVDLHNYTKGFAVARKLDNWETLNRKVLMKLGIFLTPDIIHSVASGNQDTVFDVLLEIMIKAEQHDIQCL from the exons ATGCTATCCAAGGAAGAAAAATCGATTATCAAGCAATGGTTGTGTCAGTTTCAACTATCAAATCCCATTCGAAAAGTGAGCCGAGATTTGTCTGACGGTG TATTGGTAGCGGAACTTCTGCATCAGTTGTTTCCCCGAATGGTTGATTTACACAATTATACCAAAGGGTTCGCCGTCGCTCGTAAACTGGACAACTGGGAGACCCTCAATAGAAAGGTATTGATGAAGCTAGGCATTTTCCTAACTCCAGATATTATACATTCCGTTGCCAGTGGAAATCAGGATACGGTGTTCGATGTATTGTTGGAAATCATGATCAAGGCGGAGCAGCATGACATCCAATGCTTGTAA